The Enoplosus armatus isolate fEnoArm2 chromosome 5, fEnoArm2.hap1, whole genome shotgun sequence genome contains the following window.
ctcgcagaaagtgctttttccgTTGTGAGCGAAAGTTGGTTAGTCttttgatggacagatggctttacttgttgctgaAGTAATCGCTAACTACTGCTCTTAGCCATTGATTGCCCTAGAAGGCAATAGAGCATGTTGTCACAGATAACTGGGATTGTAGAAGCAGGAGACGGCCGACAAGGGGGAGCACTGGGCAGTTCTAAGAAGTGGGGATGGTAGAATGGAGCTGTCCACATTGCAACTGGAACAGGTATTTATGGCGCTGGAGGCGTTTAAAAGTCCATGGCAATTATTTGACCTATTGCAATTAACAATTTCAGGAATGAGAGAGTTTATAGGGTTAATAGAGGGTCCTGGCTCCTCATGAACAgttgaggaaaaaacaaaaatcagactGGTGCTGGGCCCCTGTGATGTCAGTAGAAGTGGGACTGGTCAAAATGAGTGTAAGTCTGGGAATTGTTTTGGCTGCCTGATAGTGGGAAATGTGGGTGAGCGACACAGGATGTGTGTAACCCCTAACCCTTTGCGAACAGCAGTTTTGCCCCTTAACAGTCAGGATGCGTGTCATAATTTCTAAACAACTGCCCCAAAAGAGGTTGAAATTATCAGTGTAGGAGACACTTTGGGCAACGCAGGCTGATGACAGCCAGGTGTGCAGCGACAATAGCCTGCAGAAATTCCCACCCGAGGCCAGAGGAGGGGATAGGAATGGACACATAGATGTGACTCATGGATCTAGTCAGTGTGGTGAACAGGTACACAAAATCAGTTTTCAATAGTTCAGACTGCTGTTTATAGATATAATTTGTTGCAACATGGACAATGTTCTTGGCAAGGTTCATTAGCTAGGACCTCAAGGGCTTTATCGACTCTATCGTGGACAGTGGCACCTGGGAAACAAGTTATTGTTGAACTTGCTCTGACATTCCTGATGATCGAGTCACCTATAACCAAAGATGTTAGCTAATGTAGGCATTGACTTGTGGACTTGGAGCTGGTTATCCTGAATAAGTGCTCTGCCGTACATATTTTATGAAGTTATTATAAATAAGGTGCAAGAACAAGACCACGCCTCTCACGCTCACTAATCCAATCACCTGTGCCGTGTAAATTCAACCACCTGTGCCTCACTATTTCAATCAaccatgcatacatacataacaCATTTTGTCTCAGTTCTCTCAATGTTGTGAGCTGATGTAGGCATTGACTTGTGGACTTGGAGCTGGTTaccctggaggaggaggaatgccTGGTGCCTGCTGGACTAGGGGCTCCACTCGTTCCTTTCTGCAGCTGCAATGCATTGGCTATAGGCTCCAGGTTATCTGTGGATGGGTGTTGCTCCAGCTTCCCCAATACCTCAAACCTGTTTCCTACTAGATAGAACCAGGTTTAGCATTAAGCCCTCTTCCTTGTGGATCGAGCTGACAATAGGCGGCTCTAGATGACAGAGGGACCAAACTAAGGAAGGGTGGTGTTATTGTCAGGGAAGTGGGAGAAGCAGGTGCAGAATCAACTCTATAAGAAAGATCCAGTATGGGATAATCGAGGCACAGgtaaaaatcaattaaaagtTAAACATCCAGAGATATGAAGTTTTAAAAAGGGTATCAAAACTAACAATGATCAAACCAACAACGATCAAGCAACAGCCAGCCACACAGCGTCACATGGTGATGACGTAGAATGACTATCCTATCTACTATTAAATGCTGTActtgttcaccagctagttgctaactgtcaTTAgacatttggtgctgggcaggtagcggACATAggattttagatttgttttgcaGAACAAAGCCTGTTGCAGCTGAGAGCGGTGAAACAGTAAATCAATAAATAgtaaatcaaaacagtaaagctgggCGCTGTAACAGTAAAACAGAGCAACAGGCTGGGATGGTGAAAGGTAGAATGAAATATATCTTTATGTTAATATCTCAAATATAGTACAAGATAAACATAAATCATTATAGGCCTAAAAATACGTCCTTGTTGCTTTTTCATACTTCTGGAATTGTCTGAAATATGTTAATTACATAATCCTGCCCTGTGAGAAATCAAAAAAGCCTCCAATAACAAGGTCCTCATCTTGGGCCGGTTCGGCTGGTTGTGCTGAGCGTTGCAGTCAGGACACAGTCTCCCCTCCCCAATAGCAGAACCAAGAGGAGCAACCTCAACAATGGCATAGCTCTGCTATTCAAACTGGGCCAATCGACTCTGCAGCTCATGCCAGGGCTTTTTACATGTTCAACAACAAGAGGGTAGTTGTCATGGTTGAACTCAAGACTCAGAAGagcaaatgaaaccaaacaagTTAAGCCaaagatatttgtttttgttaaaatttgaattttattCTTTGATTACAATTTTATACAGTGTATTATATCTTCTGAAATCAGTATGCCATGTCCTAAATGACATGATATACAGAGGAAAAATACTACACTAGTACAAAGCAAGTCTTCAATGAATTGAGGTTAGACATCTACTTGACAGTCTGGTtaataaattatgtaaaattTTAATGGCAGTATATGCCTTTGCCACCATATTTTTTGAGTTTTCAGAATGATTTTGGTGCCCCCTTCCCCATCATATTCTTCTTTGTATTCTTCTCTGGTTTCAGTAAGATAATAtaacattttggaataaaaatacaaatgagcaGTCCAAAACTTGAAGCCAGAATAGCAAAAACCTCCACAGCAACACTGAACTTCCCAGGAGAGCTGACATACGCTGGGATAAAAGTGATCCATACTGCGCAGAATATCAACATGCTGAAGGTGATAAATTTGGCTTCATTGAAATTATCAGGCAGTTTTCGAGCCAGAAAAgcaagaataaaacacaacatggccAGAAGTCCTATGTACCCAAGTACAGCCCAAAAGCCTACAGCTGAGCCCAGAGCGCACTCTAGAATGATTTTGTCCTTGAACTCCTTAAAATTCTTAAacggaaaaggaggagaaattgTTAACCAGAGGATACATATGACAACTTGTATGAGAGTGAAACCCACAACACTGAGTTTCTGCTGTGCAGGCCCAAACCATTTCATCACATTACTACCTGGAAGTGTGGCCCTGAAGGCCATTAACACCACTATTGTTTTCCCCAGAACACAAGAGATACAGAGGACAAAGGTGATGCCGAATGCTGTGTGTCGCAGCATGCAGGACCACTCAGAGGGCGGACCGATGAAGGTCAgagaacacaggaaacacagagtcaaagagaagagcagcaggaagctcagCTCAGAGTTGTTGGCTCTGACAATAGGAGTCTGCCTGTatctgaagaaaatgaaagccaCGAAAGCAGTCATGCATGTTCCAAATAGAGAGGCTGCAGTGAGCAGTGCTCCCATAATCTCTTCATATGATAGAAACTCTGCCTCCTTCTTTACACAggcatctcttctctcatttgACCAGAACTCAGGGGGGCATCGCACGCAGGTGATAgaatctgaaaaataatattGAAGCAGGAGTTTCTCAgtacatttgtcttttgtcttgtcTCTTTGTTGAATATGTTCTATACCTACAAGACACATACGGAATGATAGACATATATCATAAATGGATAACCTTATGACAGCTACATGGTATCATCATGAATGATATGGATAAAGTACAAGATACAGTATGAAGAGGTATTATGCCAATTTTAAATGCTGTAGCAAAAGTATGAAGTCATTCATGCTTAATGCATTTTTTCcagtttcagagagagagagatgtcaaaTCCTCGGCAGATAagaccaaaactatctgcatgcTCAGATACTATGAGTTGACCCTTTAATGACCATTTTAATGACCATGACCATTGAAATAGTATTTTTAGGAAGTACTTTACATTAACTTTTTAACTTTAGAGTTTCTGACGTTGTGATTCATAGTGGTTGTACCAAATAATACATTGCTGCTGACAATTCATACCACAATCCCTCTCTTCTCATCCCATAGATGTGACCTAAGAAGTCTGAGAATGAAtgagctgaaaacaacacagactgcCCCAAACATCCCAGGgactttctcctttttctaTAAACAGTGAAATTTGAGTCAATTTTAATGCAAATTAGTtacttttttttgccttgatATGCATATCCAAGACACAAATGTATGTAGCTGATTTCAGACTTTTGTATGAgtatttgtttgtaattgtaTTTGAAGACTACACAATTACTGTATAATCATTCACAATGTTTTTGAAatcagttgacaaaacaatgaaattggCATGTGAACATGACaacttttagacttttattttgtcttgcaTTAAACAATGCTCCACCTGTAATGTTGcttatttctccctctgtgcATCTTAAACAGTCATAGCAGCAGATAGGCTTCCCTTTCTGCAGAACCTTGCGACTTCCTGGGGGACACTTCTCACTGCAAACTGACACAGGGACCTGCATGAACAACACAATTATGAGAAACATGTATGGGCATTCACTTTGACAAGATGCTGTCTTTACAAGCACCTATTGTTAAATTGTATGCATTTTATGTAACTAAACATTATGATTATCCTGTAACAATAACTAATAACTTACACAACTATGACAATTCAAATAGACAATAACTAATAACTTAGTTGAGAGACTGTCATTAACAACTACAGTGGTCACATGGTATCTTACCTGTTGTGAGTTATGCACCCAAATTAAAGACTTATTTTGCAGAtgcagctgtttgtctgcaggtaAAGATGCATCATGAAGACCGACTGTGACAAAGTCCACAATTCCATTTTCTGTTGGTTGCCAGTTTATAATTTCATACTTTGCTGCTGGGTCTCCATTCTCATTAAAGTAGACATCATCTCCTTCCTTTGTTTTGAACTGAATCTTTCTTATGTGTTGTAAAATCTAAGAAGATATGCATCAATGTAAATCATTATCTGATGAACATATGGTAGGCATATTGTCTCAACAGCATGATAGACAGACAACAGGCAACAATTTACGTTTCCAAATTTAAACcatttgtttgttaatgtgACTTAATGTAAAAACTATAATTTAAGTATTTGGTGTTCAACTCACCATAAATTGATCTAGCTGCACCTTGttgttacatgttttattacagcTGAGAATGTTATGAAGTGCGTGGGCCACAGCATACACTCCTTTATAGACATTGTTAAAGATAGGCATGAGCGACATATCCGTGAAGGTGTTTTCAACTCCAGTCAGATCTTCATGTCCAGTACATTCTCTCTGATTCCCTGCTGATGA
Protein-coding sequences here:
- the LOC139285888 gene encoding LOW QUALITY PROTEIN: extracellular calcium-sensing receptor-like (The sequence of the model RefSeq protein was modified relative to this genomic sequence to represent the inferred CDS: substituted 1 base at 1 genomic stop codon), with translation MYKYQFKLLIYINVNVKPPSGLAXTVTMSTQRWPEQGWALLQLLLVASISQAEELVCRWRGDPENPQLSKDGDIMLGGIFSFHSSWKDRHDSYMQKPLPLQCTSLNFRGFQYAQAMLFAIEEINNSTDLLPGISLGYKIYDACGSIARGVRVALALANGNEGVSAPSEAPCTRPAQVQAIIGETSSSPCMAIATVIGPFHIPLISHFATCACLSDKTKYPSFLRTIPSDYYQSRALAQLVRHFGWTWVGAIRTNDDYGNNGMATFTETAQQLGICLEYSVSFFRTDPPDKIQKIVDIIKASTSKVIVTFLSHMDIDMLIHELSRHNLTGYQWVGTEAWIFDSQTAAMDRHHILDGAIGLSIPKAHVSGMREFILDVKPLNSSRNVIFTEFWETLFSCKFKQSKSSAGNQRECTGHEDLTGVENTFTDMSLMPIFNNVYKGVYAVAHALHNILSCNKTCNNKVQLDQFMILQHIRKIQFKTKEGDDVYFNENGDPAAKYEIINWQPTENGIVDFVTVGLHDASLPADKQLHLQNKSLIWVHNSQQVPVSVCSEKCPPGSRKVLQKGKPICCYDCLRCTEGEISNITDSITCVRCPPEFWSNERRDACVKKEAEFLSYEEIMGALLTAASLFGTCMTAFVAFIFFRYRQTPIVRANNSELSFLLLFSLTLCFLCSLTFIGPPSEWSCMLRHTAFGITFVLCISCVLGKTIVVLMAFRATLPGSNVMKWFGPAQQKLSVVGFTLIQVVICILWLTISPPFPFKNFKEFKDKIILECALGSAVGFWAVLGYIGLLAMLCFILAFLARKLPDNFNEAKFITFSMLIFCAVWITFIPAYVSSPGKFSVAVEVFAILASSFGLLICIFIPKCYIILLKPEKNTKKNMMGKGAPKSF